One window from the genome of Prosthecobacter vanneervenii encodes:
- a CDS encoding LysR family transcriptional regulator — translation MRSELNLHLLEQFVALARTKNFTRAADELHLSQPALSRAIQKLEDQLGAPLFERKPREVVLTDLGELLLERAKEILQLMEDTISELSEAGRRGRIRLGAIPTIAPYFLPGLLHTFAKKHPDILVVVQEDTTESLIRRCSHGEIDLAILAQPVIARHLEVEPLFDEELLLVVPVDHPLASAKSVKIEALEGFPFVTLNEAHCLSENIASFCRKQSVQPVMVERTSQLATVQELVALDHGVSIVPEMARKIDSSDRRIYRSFAGEKPTRTLAMMWNASRFQGKAVKLLMEELRRLTRTPSAPVNPKSR, via the coding sequence ATGCGAAGCGAACTAAACCTGCACCTGCTGGAGCAATTCGTGGCTCTGGCTCGCACCAAAAACTTCACCCGGGCAGCGGATGAGCTGCATCTCTCCCAGCCCGCGCTCAGCCGCGCCATCCAAAAGCTGGAGGACCAGCTGGGTGCCCCTTTGTTTGAGCGCAAACCACGTGAGGTGGTGCTGACCGATCTCGGAGAGCTGCTGCTGGAGCGCGCCAAAGAGATCCTCCAGCTCATGGAGGACACCATCTCGGAGCTTTCAGAGGCAGGCCGTCGCGGGCGCATCCGGCTCGGCGCCATTCCCACCATAGCCCCCTACTTTCTGCCTGGGCTGCTGCATACGTTTGCCAAAAAACATCCGGACATCCTGGTGGTCGTTCAGGAGGACACCACGGAAAGCCTCATCAGGCGCTGCAGCCATGGGGAGATCGACCTCGCCATCCTCGCCCAGCCGGTGATCGCGCGGCACCTGGAGGTGGAGCCTTTGTTTGATGAAGAGCTGCTGCTGGTGGTGCCCGTGGACCATCCTCTGGCCTCCGCCAAGAGCGTGAAGATAGAGGCTTTGGAGGGCTTTCCTTTTGTCACCCTCAACGAAGCTCACTGCCTCTCCGAAAACATCGCCTCCTTCTGCCGCAAGCAGTCCGTGCAGCCGGTGATGGTCGAACGCACCAGCCAGCTGGCCACCGTTCAGGAGCTCGTGGCGCTGGACCACGGCGTCTCCATCGTGCCAGAGATGGCGCGCAAGATCGACTCCAGCGACAGGCGCATCTACCGCTCCTTTGCCGGAGAGAAGCCGACGCGGACACTGGCCATGATGTGGAATGCGAGCCGCTTCCAGGGCAAAGCGGTCAAACTGCTGATGGAAGAGCTGCGCAGACTGACGCGGACCCCATCGGCCCCGGTAAACCCGAAGAGCCGTTGA